In a single window of the Nilaparvata lugens isolate BPH chromosome 1, ASM1435652v1, whole genome shotgun sequence genome:
- the LOC111056391 gene encoding uncharacterized protein LOC111056391 isoform X1, producing the protein MKPKNEYREHFYQTIRLLSIIMKSMGIFTLQNATAKNGNLLYHKTINLTILWFSLLQIINFNTMIQPPQRNAIFMAQASSHFLKSFIACAIIVLRTEKLFLKAIKDIESFDDEFLGDPAIGSERRGIMWLYKFVTLFSLHLFLSYMLGGLGFFVIWHCVINVTAKTSISVMFLIIQEELIHRYNYLTKFWNIRVEKAQGFSKEILIEKLRTSHGKLGIILQEVNNSCGLRVIILFFSSVFEILLFYHNPENMHDTLNNRRVKILQSLYYTSEFLLSFIVLTSAARLSTKTREILRCFRTASINGVLPYCKQQMIFLSTQVYVKQAKVTAGGFFDLNRSVAISMLLTGATYLLLCYQSRFEIANMLDAYGNFLNDFSIKKGKIIEMITPDL; encoded by the exons ATGAAACCGAAAAATGAATATAGAGAACATTTCTACCAGACTATACGATTGCTATCAATAATCATGAAATCAATGGGAATATTTACTTTACAAAATGCTACAGCGAAAAATGGGAATTTGCTGTATCACAAAACCATTAATTTGACAATACTGTGGTTCAGTTTATTGCAAATAATCAACTTTAATACTATGATACAGCCGCCTCAGAGGAACGCCATATTCATGGCACAAGCCTCGTCACATTTCTTAAAATCTTTTATTGCTTGTGCGATAATTGTCTTACGAAcagaaaaactatttttaaaaGCAATTAAAGATATCGAATCCTTCGATGACGAATTTTTGGGTGATCCAGCAATTGGTTCAGAACGGAGAGGAATTATGTGGTTGTATAAATTTGTCACTCTCTTTTCTCTACATTTATTTCTATCATACATGTTGGGTGGATTAGGTTTTTTCGTTATTTGGCACTGTGTCATCAATGTGACAGCAAAAACATCTATTTCTGTgatgtttttaataattcaagAAGAACTAATTCATCGctacaattatttaacaaaGTTTTGGAATATCAGAGTTGAGAAGGCACAAGGCTTCAGCAAAGAGATTCTCATAGAGAAGCTGAGAACCAGTCACGGTAAGCTGGGCATTATTCTTCAAGAAGTGAACAACAGTTGTGGCTTGAGAGTAATCATACTATTCTTTTCTTCGGTGTTTGAAATTCTGTTGTTCTATCATAATCCTGAAAACATGCATGATACTCTGAACAATCGAAGGGTTAAAATACTTCAATCTTTATATTACACGAGCGAGTTTCTTTTGTCATTCATTGTACTTACTTCTGCTGCAAGGTTGAGTACAAAG ACTAGAGAGATCCTTAGATGCTTCAGAACTGCCTCAATAAATGGAGTATTGCCTTATTGTAAACAGCAG ATGATCTTCCTTTCAACTCAAGTATACGTGAAACAAGCAAAAGTGACTGCTGGAGGATTTTTTGATCTGAACCGCTCTGTAGCTATATCA atgCTTCTCACTGGCGCAACGTATCTACTACTCTGTTATCAGTCCAGATTTGAAATAGCCAACATGCTTGACGCCTATGGAAATTTTCTCAATGATTTCTCCATCAAAAAGGGTAAAATAATCGAGATGATTACACCAGATCTTTAG